CTCGACTGCGCGTAGCCCTGCATCTCCCAGTCGTACTCCGGGATCGTGATGACGCTGGGGGCGCCGGAGAGCGTCCACGGGTTGACCATGTGGCTGAGGTTGAGCTTCTGGTGGAACCGGGACGTACCGCGTCCTTCCTCCGTGACGAAGGAGACGTAGGTCTTTCCGGCCACCCGGAAGATCGACGTGCCCGCGACGAACTCGGTCGTGTTGAAGCTCGCGTCGTCGGCGTTGGTCAGACGGATCGGCTCGTTCACCTCACCGGTGACGGGGTGTCCCCACCGGCCCAGGAGGTCGTCGCCGTCGAGTGCCTTCAGGACGTACTGACGCTGCCCTTCGGCTGCGCCGTCGTCCGGGTCGGTCGCGGACAGATAGAGATACCACCCCGCGTACTCCTCTCCGACATCTTCCGCCGTGAGGTGATGGATCTCGGGCGACCAGAGGTTGATCAGGTGATCGGGCTGGAAGATCGCCGAACCGATCGAGTGCGACAGATCCGAGGGGTTCGCCACCTTGTGCAGCGCCATCGTCGAGCCGGCGGAGGTCGCGAGGAAGTAGTACTGCCCGTCATGCGTGAACATGTACGGGTCGGCCGCTGTGGTGAGCGTGTTCGTGAACGTGACCTCACCAGTCGGAGCGGCGCTCAGATCCACGTCGGGGGAGACCTTGATCTCGCTCGTCATCGTCCCGCTGTAGCCGGATGCGCCGGCGACATCGGTCAGGTGCCCGAACTCGCCGCCGTTTAGCGTCACGTCGTACGTTCCCGCAAGCACCGTCGACCGGGACTTGGCGGGAGCGATCATGCCCCAGAAGTCGCCGCCATCGATCACGAGGTCGACGTCGTAGTCCGCCTCGTAGCTGCGCCCGTCCTCTTCGAAGACCGCGTACACGCCCTGCAGGAAGGTTCCGCCTCCGATGCCGGCGCTGATGGCGCCGGAAGCGGCGCCGCGGTGTCCCAGCACGACCGGGCCGTGAAAGACGCCGCCGTCGATGGTCACGTCGGTATCCACGCCGGTCGTGACGGCGGCGCTGTCGTCCGTGCCCGCACGCAGCCCTTCCCAGGTGCCGGCATCCACGGCGACGTCGATCTTCGCCGCCGGCACCGCGTCGTTGCGCCCGCCCACGAGGCTGAGGTACGTCTTTCCGCGGCGCGAGAGCTCGGTGACCACGTCCTCTGTGATCGTCAGCGGGTGCCCCATGGCGTAGATCGAGCCGTGCATGGTCGGCGATCGCAGCGTCAGGTGGTCGATGACCGTCGCGCCGCCGAGTCGCAGCATGCCCTCGATCTGCAGTGCGGCTCCGGCGTCGCCGAAGTCGACGTCGCCGTCATCCGCGGTCAGCACGGCCTTCCCGGCGTGTGCGGCCACGTCGGCGTCTCCTGGGATCGTGTAGGACTCCATGAGCACCACGTGCCCGCCGCCCACGAGCGCGCTCACCGCGTCGCCGAGGTCGCCGATCGGCCGGTCCGGGCTGACGCCGTCACCGTTCCCGCCCGGTGCCAGATAGACGAACTGGTCGTTCCGCACCTCGGGGAAGCGGTCGGCGACCGCGTCGATCGTGCTCTCGGCGGCGCCGGGGAGCCGGATGAGCGAACGATGCGCACCGTCCGTCAGCGGCGGGATCGAGATCGCCCGGATCGTGGCCGCTCCGATCCGCATGTCGAGGTTCACCTGCGCCTCGGAGATCCGGACGTCGTTGACGGTGCCACCCAGCAGTCGCACGGCGAGCGCGTCCACGGCTCCGGACGACGAGTGCAGTGTTCCCACGGAACCGCCGGAGATCGTCGCGATCGCGCCGGCGATCGTCCCGTCCTGATCGGAGCCCGCCCAGACCTCCTGCACGGAGCCGCCCGTGACCGTGACGTTCGTGGTCCCGGTGAAGGCGCCGCCGTGCTCGGTGACGCCGACGACCGCGGCGACTTCGCCGTCGGAGACGGTGATCCCCGACTCGCCGACACCGACCACCTTCACCTTGCTGCCGTCGGCGAAGCTGATGCCCGAGCCGAGCACGACGTCGGCATCCCTCGCGCGCAGGTCGAGGGCGCCGGCGTTCGCGAGTCGGACATCGGTGAAGGTGACGTCGCGCCCCAGTTCGAGGTCGGAGTCGGCCGCGAGCGCGATCGAGGCGGAGCCGTCGCCATCGAAGAGGACGCGGCCATTGCCCGCGGCGAGCGCGGTGGGGTCGATGTCCCACGTCAGGTCACCGGTGATCGAGATCGTGCCGCCGTCGGCATTCAACCGGCCGACCGCGGTGGCGAGGCTGGCGCAGGGTGCCGCTTGGGTGCAGGCCGTCCCGCTGCCGGTTTCGTCGACGTGGATGCGGGCGATGTTCGTCGCGACGTCGAAGAGACTCCGCAGCGTGGCCACCTGCGCAGCCGTGTAGTGCTGTCCGCCGTAGCGGACCGATCGGACCTGTGCGACCTCCTCGAGCTGGGTGTCCCGCTCGACGCTCACGGATCGATTGCTGACCGTGATCGCGTCGTAGTCCACGCCGGAGAGTGTGAGATCGACATCGTCGACCACGTTGTTGATGTCGACGGTGTTCACGTGTCCGCCGCTGAGCTCGACCTTCGCGCTGCCGGTGAGATAGCGCGTCGCATCACCGCCGGTGTGGAGCGGCCCGACCCGCCCTCCGGTCATCGAGATCACCGTGCTCCCCGAGTAGTGGTTCTCGATGGACCCGCCGAACAGCTCCTGCACGATCCCCCCGTTGATGGTGATGTGCGAGGTCCCGGTGTACGTCTGCGTGGCGTATCCCTTCGCCCTGCTGAAGCCGGCCACTTTGTAGAACGTCCCCGAGTCGATCGTGATGTGGGAGTCCGCATCGAGCACGTCGTCGGTCTCGGCGGGCGCATGGTAGCCACCCGTGAGGATCACCTGTCGCTTGCCCGCGGTGGGTGTGCTCGTCATCACGACGCGCTGCCCGAAGGTGATCGGATTCCACGCGGCCTCGAAGACCGCCCATTGGGAGTGGACCACGCCGAGGTCCGCGAAGGTGGTCGGTCCGGCGAGGCGGTACTCGATGAACGCCGTGTCACCGAACACCAGGCGACCGGGGAAGTCCGTCTCACCGTCCGTGCTGGTCACCAGGATGTCCCCGGTGTGCGCCGGCTCGGTGATCGACGTGTTGAGGGGGTAGTCGTCCATGAGGACGATGCGACCGCCGTCGCCGGCAATGCGGGTCAACGCCTGGCCCAGCGTGCGCAGGGGCGCGGTTCGTGTGCCGGCGCCCGCGTCATCGCCGGTCTCGGCGGCGACGTATACGACGGCCCCGCCCGCAGCGTGCGCCGGTGCCGGAGCCGCCACCAGGGCGCTCAGCACCAGACCGAGAGCCGCTGCGAACGTCCATACGTGTGTCATCGACAGTTTCACGGGTTCGGTTCCGTTCAGGTGAGTTCGAAGGTGCGGGTGGCCTGGTTGCCGGCCGTGTCGGTGACGGTGAGTTCGTTGGTGCCGCGGATGGCGCCGAGGGTTCCCGGTTTGATGGTGGGCAGTTCGAGGTGTGTGGCCGGTGTCACCTCGATGGTGTGGCCGTTGAGGGTCACGGTGGTGATCTCGTGGGTGTCGTCGAGTACGAAGCTCACCTTGGTGTAGCCGCCGTTCTTCTCGATGGTGTTGCGGGGATGGTCGTCCGTGGTCACGGTGGGCGCGGTGGTGTCGACGGTGATGTCGAATGTGCCGGTGTCGGAGATGTTCCCTGTGGTGTCCTGTGCGTTGTAGCGGATCGTGTAGTCGCCGTCGGGCACGGTGACGGTGGCGGTGTGGGTTCCTGCGGTGACGCCGCCCATGGTGGTCTTGGTGGTCTTGACGAGTTGATCGCCGTCGTAGAGGTCTGCGGTGATGCTGGTCAGTCCGATCGCGTCCCTTGCTGTCACCTCGATAACGACCTCGCGCACCGGGCCCGCGGCCGTCGGCGACACCAGAGACACCACCGGCGCAGTCTCATCGGCCGGAGCGGCGAGCACGTCCTCTCTGAACGTCACCATGCCCATGCCGATCCTGTTCCGGATCCAGGGGCCACCGGCGCCGAAGCCGACATACTCCAGGACCATGCCGGGTGAGACCGGTGCGCTCGTCTCCAGCAGGAGAGACGCGCCGTCCTGCCGCACGGATGTCACGGCGATCGAACTGCCCGCGAACGCGAATCCCGCGCCGGCCTGCGCGGGGATCGTGAGCGGATCCGGATGCAGGAGATGCACGCGCAGCAGCCTCGGGGTGAGCTGCGACACCGCGGACGCATCAGCCGCACGGACTCCGGCGGCGGGCTGACCGCCGATCACGCTGCGTACGGTCTCGAAGGCCCAGTCGCCGAGGTCACGGTAGCCGTTCACGAAGTCGAAGTGGCAGCCCACGATGTCCGTCAGCCCGTTGAGCGTCATGAGCGTGGCTCCGAGATCTCGCGCCATTCTGCGTTGGGCATCGCGCAGCTCGGTCGCGCGCGTGTCGGTGCACGGTGATCGCCTGACCTGCACCTCGAACAACTCGGGGATCGCATCCGCAGACGCGGCCAGGTCTGTCCGAAGATCACTGATCAGCTCGGTCACACCGGCCACGTGAGTGGCCACATCATTGGCATCGTCCTCGCCCTGCACCCAGAAGATGCCGGCGACGTGGTCGGCGAGTCCGCCGTCGACGAGGCGTCCGAGAAGTCGGCCGTAGTTGGTGGTCGGGTCCTGCGGGTCGCTGTCGTTCCGTGCGAAGAACGACACGGGGTGGCCGCCGTGAGCACCGTTCATGATGGCGACGGGTACGCCCGTCTCACGTGCGAGCCTGGCTCCGAACCGGGTTCCCCACTGACCGATCGACCCCAGGTTGAGGACGGTATCGGCCTGCCCGACGCTCCAGCCGCGATCGCCGATCGACACCTGCGGCACGTCGCTGGTCGATCCGTAGGAGCGGACGAAGTGGTCCTGGGCTGCGTACGCGACATCTCCCCAGCGGCGTGCGGAGGCGTTGGACTGACCGTGCACCACGTAGACGTCGCCGCCGACCACGCCCGGGATCGTCCGGATCACGCGTCTGGTGCCCCCGCTCACGGCGATGAGTTCGAAGGTCGTATCGGCCAACGCCACCGGCACCGGGGCTTCGACGTCGAACGCTCCGCCCACGACGTCGAGCGACCGCTCCGTCGTGTCGCTGCCCGTCGTGCTGCGCAGGATGATATCGGTGATGTCCGCCGAGGTGACACGGCCGGCGAATCGAGCGCCGACCTCGGTCGCATCCTGACCATCACGCGGGATGAGCTGCCAGGGTTCGGGAGCAGCCTCGAGCACGACGCCCGCGGGGCGACCGTAGAAAGTCAGGCGGCGTGTGTCCCACTGCGCGGCATTCGCGGCGAACGTCCAGTCGGGGTGGCCGGTGTCCGACTGGCCGATTCCGAGGTCGAGCGCCGCGCGAGAGCTCGCCCAGCCGTTGACCGCCAGGACTGTCGTCGCGGCATCCTCCGTCACCTGGTGAACCTGGAACGAGCCGTAGGCGCCCGCGACGGGGATGTCATCGGCATCCGCCTTCGCGTCACCGCTGAAGATCACACCGTCGTACGTCCCCGGCAGCAGGCGGGAGGCGGTGGCCGTGTAGCTGTTGGGCCACATCTCGATCCAACCGGTCCCATGGTCCACGGGGGGCACCCCGGCGACGTTGGAGCGGACGGTCAGGTCGCGCGCCTCTCGACGGGTCACCTCCGCCGGCCCGGTCGGCAGCCTGAGGTCGCTGGCTTCGCCGGTCGCCTCATGCGCGGCCCATACCCATTGCTCGCCGGAGTCGGATTCCATCTCGAGGCAATAGCCGACACGATCGACGGCGGGGATGTCGGTGGTCTCGAAGTCGTAGGTCGGGTTCGTGCCGTACCAGCCCGGTCCGGCGATGGGGATGTCGATCGAGCGGATCGGCACCATTCCCTCGGTCGCCTGGTGCTGTTCGCACGTCGTTGTGAACACCGGATCGGTCGAGGTCGCCGATGCAGGCGATGCCGTGTGGGTGCTCAGCATCAAGCCGAGCGTGGTGGAGATCGTCACTGTCCGTACCATCGAGGGCTTCATGAATTCGCTCTCAGCATCGGGGCCAGGCCCACAGCTTCGTTGGTGAAGGAGCGTGAGAGTGGCCGTCGTTGTCGACATCTATGTCAGAACAACCTGGTTGTGAAGTTGTCTAGCAGTGGAGCTTAGCCGAGGTGGTCGGCGGGGTCAAGGAATTCGGATGCCGTGCAGCGGTACATGAGCTGTGACGTCATGTGACGACGCGATTCGGCCGGATCATGTAAAGGCGCATAGCGTTTTCGGAGTCCCCCACGAGAGGAAGAACCCGAGTCATGTCCCGTCGCACCACCACCCTCGCAGCCGCCGCAGCAGCGGTCGCCCTCATCGCATCCCTCGCCGGCTGCGCCTCGAACCCCGCAGCCCAGCCGTCCGGCGACTCCGCCGCCGACAAGGTCGTGAAGATCGGCGTCGTGGGCAAGAGCGACCCGCAGTGGCCCGCCTTCGTCGATGCCGCCGAGAAGGAGGGCATCACGGTCGAGCTCGTCGACTTCGCCTCCTACGAGCAGCCCAACCCGGCACTGACCGCGAAGGAGCTCGACCTCAACCAGTTCCAGCACATCGTGTATCTGGCCGGCTACAACGTGGCTTCGGGTGAGGACCTCGTGCCGATCGGCTCGACGGGCATCTACCCCCTCGGTCTGTACTCCAAGAAGGTCAAGGACGTCGACGAGATCAAGAAGGGCGAGAGCGTCGCCGTCCCCGATGACGCCTCGAACCAGGCGCGTGCCCTGCTCGTGCTGCAGTCCGCCGGGCTCATCGAGCTCAAGAGCGGTGGCACGATCTTCTCCGACCTGTCAGACGTCGACGAGGCGAAGTCGAAGGTCAAGGTCATCGCCCTCGAGGCGGCGCTCATCCCGAACTCGCTGCCGGATGTCGCCGCGGCGATCATCAACAACGACTTCGTCACCCAGGCGGGCCTGAAGTTCGAGGATGCCATCGCGCAGGACGACCCGTCCGACGCGAACGCGCTTCCCTACGTCAACATCTTCGCCGCCCGCGCGGAGGACAAGGACAACGAGACGTACCTCAAGCTGGTCGACATCTTCCAGAACGATCCGAAGGTGCAGGAGGGTCTCGCCGAGGCATCCGGCAACACCATCGTGCCGTTGAAGACCCCGGTCGCCGACCTCGAGTCCTCGCTGAAGAAGGTCGAGAAGGACACCGCCGCGCAGGGCTGACCCACTCAAGCGCAGAACTGCGGGAGAATCGGGCGGTGCGCATGTCGCACCGCCCGATTCCCGCGCTCACAGGATTCCCGCACATACAGGGAGAACCACATGGCCATCGTGACCCTCACCGACGTCACGAAGACGTACCCGCCCGCGTCCAAAGGCGATGCCGTCGTCACCGCCGTCGACGGGGTGACCCTCGACATCGAGCAGGGTGACGTGTTCGGCATCATCGGCTACTCCGGGGCCGGCAAGTCCACCCTGGTGCGCCTGATCAACGCCCTCGAGCCCGCCACGGGCGGAACCATCACGGTGGATGGCGTCGACATCACGGCGCTGTCCGAGCGCGAGCTGCGCCGGGTGCGCGGCGGCATCGGCATGATCTTCCAGCAGTTCAACCTGTTCTCCTCCAAGACGGTGCGGGCGAACATCGCCTATCCGCTCAAGCTCGCCGGCTGGGTGAAGGCCGACATCGAGGAGCGGGTGACCGAGCTGCTGCGCTTCGTCGGACTCGCCGACAAGGCCAAGGCCTTCCCCGAACAGCTCTCCGGCGGGCAGAAGCAGCGCGTCGGCATCGCACGTGCGCTCGCCACCCGACCCGCCATCCTGCTGGCCGATGAGGCCACCAGCGCCCTGGATCCGCAGACCACGCACGAGGTCCTCGACCTGCTCAAGCGCGTGAACGAGGAGCAGGGCGTCACCATCGTCGTCATCACCCACGAGATGGACGTCATCCAGACCATCGCCACGAAGGTCGCCGTCATGGAGCACGGCCGCGTGATCGAGCAGGGCGACGTGTTCCAGGTCTTCTCCGACCCGCAGAACCCGGCCTCGCAGAGGTTCGTGGGCACGGTCATCAAGGGCATCCCGTCGCCGGCCGAGGTCGGTGCGCTGCGCCGGCGGCACGAGGGCAGGCTGGTGACCTTCTCGTTCCGAGACGGCGACTCCTCGCAGGCGCAGGTGCTCCTCGAGCTGGCCCAGGCCGGTCTCGGCTTCGAGCTCGTGTACGGCGGCATCAACGACATCCGAGGTCGTGCCTTCGGACACCTCACGCTCGCGATCCGCGGTGAGGACGCCGCCGTCGATGCCGTCCTCGATCGGATCCGCGAACACGCCACGGTCACCGAGATCCAGGAAGGGGCACTCTGATGGAT
Above is a genomic segment from Microbacterium sp. W4I4 containing:
- a CDS encoding sialate O-acetylesterase gives rise to the protein MTISTTLGLMLSTHTASPASATSTDPVFTTTCEQHQATEGMVPIRSIDIPIAGPGWYGTNPTYDFETTDIPAVDRVGYCLEMESDSGEQWVWAAHEATGEASDLRLPTGPAEVTRREARDLTVRSNVAGVPPVDHGTGWIEMWPNSYTATASRLLPGTYDGVIFSGDAKADADDIPVAGAYGSFQVHQVTEDAATTVLAVNGWASSRAALDLGIGQSDTGHPDWTFAANAAQWDTRRLTFYGRPAGVVLEAAPEPWQLIPRDGQDATEVGARFAGRVTSADITDIILRSTTGSDTTERSLDVVGGAFDVEAPVPVALADTTFELIAVSGGTRRVIRTIPGVVGGDVYVVHGQSNASARRWGDVAYAAQDHFVRSYGSTSDVPQVSIGDRGWSVGQADTVLNLGSIGQWGTRFGARLARETGVPVAIMNGAHGGHPVSFFARNDSDPQDPTTNYGRLLGRLVDGGLADHVAGIFWVQGEDDANDVATHVAGVTELISDLRTDLAASADAIPELFEVQVRRSPCTDTRATELRDAQRRMARDLGATLMTLNGLTDIVGCHFDFVNGYRDLGDWAFETVRSVIGGQPAAGVRAADASAVSQLTPRLLRVHLLHPDPLTIPAQAGAGFAFAGSSIAVTSVRQDGASLLLETSAPVSPGMVLEYVGFGAGGPWIRNRIGMGMVTFREDVLAAPADETAPVVSLVSPTAAGPVREVVIEVTARDAIGLTSITADLYDGDQLVKTTKTTMGGVTAGTHTATVTVPDGDYTIRYNAQDTTGNISDTGTFDITVDTTAPTVTTDDHPRNTIEKNGGYTKVSFVLDDTHEITTVTLNGHTIEVTPATHLELPTIKPGTLGAIRGTNELTVTDTAGNQATRTFELT
- a CDS encoding methionine ABC transporter ATP-binding protein; amino-acid sequence: MAIVTLTDVTKTYPPASKGDAVVTAVDGVTLDIEQGDVFGIIGYSGAGKSTLVRLINALEPATGGTITVDGVDITALSERELRRVRGGIGMIFQQFNLFSSKTVRANIAYPLKLAGWVKADIEERVTELLRFVGLADKAKAFPEQLSGGQKQRVGIARALATRPAILLADEATSALDPQTTHEVLDLLKRVNEEQGVTIVVITHEMDVIQTIATKVAVMEHGRVIEQGDVFQVFSDPQNPASQRFVGTVIKGIPSPAEVGALRRRHEGRLVTFSFRDGDSSQAQVLLELAQAGLGFELVYGGINDIRGRAFGHLTLAIRGEDAAVDAVLDRIREHATVTEIQEGAL
- a CDS encoding MetQ/NlpA family ABC transporter substrate-binding protein; translation: MSRRTTTLAAAAAAVALIASLAGCASNPAAQPSGDSAADKVVKIGVVGKSDPQWPAFVDAAEKEGITVELVDFASYEQPNPALTAKELDLNQFQHIVYLAGYNVASGEDLVPIGSTGIYPLGLYSKKVKDVDEIKKGESVAVPDDASNQARALLVLQSAGLIELKSGGTIFSDLSDVDEAKSKVKVIALEAALIPNSLPDVAAAIINNDFVTQAGLKFEDAIAQDDPSDANALPYVNIFAARAEDKDNETYLKLVDIFQNDPKVQEGLAEASGNTIVPLKTPVADLESSLKKVEKDTAAQG